The Candidatus Nanopelagicales bacterium genomic interval CCATCGCACTTAGGGGAACCTTACCCAATCGGATTTGTGGCCAACACACCCGACGCGCACCCCAATGGTTGCGTGCGGCCACCGAGTCCGATGGACTACACCCATGACCGGGGCAAACCGCGCGGTCACTGCGAGTTGTCAACATGACGGAGGAATTGGTGAGCGGGACAGTCCTGGCCGGAATTACGAAGGGCCAGACGGTGCAAGAACTCGGCTACGACGACGATTGCGACGAGGATCTGCGAGCGGCGATTGAGTCCGCGATCGGTTCTGAACTCCTCGACGGGGACACCGACGAGGTCGTCGACGTGGTGCTGCTCTGGTTCCGCGAGGAGGATGGCGATCTGATCGATGCGTTAGTGGACTCGATCACGTCACTGGCCGATCAAGGCGTGGTGTGGCTACTGACCCCCAAGTCCGGCCGGGATGGTCACGTTGAGCCCGAAGATATCTCCGATGCTGCCCCTACCTCTGGCCTGCAACAGACGAGTAGCGTGAATGCAGCGGCGGACTGGCAGGGCACTCGCCTCGTCGCGCGACGCTCAGGCAGAGGCAAATAAGCACCAAGGACGGAGCCGGCAATGCCCGGAACCAACGCAGAACACAGCGGTAACCTCCCCAGCCAGTACGTGGACAACGATCCGGCCGAGAGCCGGGAGTGGATCGAGTCGCTCGACAGCGTCATCGATGAGGCCGGTTCCACCCGAGCGCGTTACCTGATGCGCGAACTCCTGCGTCACAGCGCCGAACGCGACCTTGGTGTCCCAGATGTTCGGCAAACCGACTACATCAACACCATCTCGCCTGAGGATGAGCCTGAGTTCCCGGGTGAGGAGGCGATCGAGCGCAGGATCCGCTCGATCACCCGCTGGAACGCCGCGATCATGGTGCACCGGGCGCAACGGCCGGGGGTGGAGGTCGGTGGCCACATCTCGTCCTACGCATCGTCGGCCGCGCTGTACGAGGTCGGTATGAACCACTTCTTCCGCGGACCGAACGCGTTGGGCGGCTCCGACCAGATCTTCTGGCAGGGTCATTCCTCCCCGGGCGCCTACGCACGGGCGTTCCTCGAAGGCCGTTTGACCGAGGACCGCCTGGACGGCTTCCGGCAGGAACTCAGCCATCCGGGTGGCGGCCTGCCGTCCTATCCACACCCACGGCTGATGCCGGACTTCTGGCGGTTCCCGACCGTCTCAATGGGCCTGGGTCCGCTGAACGCGATCTACCAAGCGCGGTTCAATCGATACCTGCGTGACCGTGGCATCAAGGACACCTCCGATCAGCATGTGTGGGCTTTTCTGGGCGACGGCGAGATGGACGAGCCTGAATCCACCGGGGCGCTCTCACTTGCCAGCCGCGAGAAGCTGGACAACCTTACGTTCGTCATCAACTGCAACCTGCAGCGCCTCGACGGACCAGTCCGAGGCAACGGGAAAATCATCCAGGAGCTTGAGGCGCTCTTCCGTGGCGCGGGCTGGAATGTCATCAAGGTCGTGTGGGGGCGTGGCTGGGATCCCCTGCTGGCCAACGACTCCGACGGCGCGCTGGTGGCACTGATGAATGCCACGCCCGACGGCGACTACCAAACCTATAAGTCCGAGGACGGAGCATTCGTCCGCGAGAACTTCTTCGGCCGTGATCCACGAACCGCCGCCCTCGTGGCGGACATGAGCGACGGAGATATCTGGCGACTGCAACGCGGCGGCCACGACTACCGCAAGCTTTACGCCGCGTACCGGGCGGCAACAGAGCACAAGGGGCGCCCCACGGTGATCCTGGCCAAGACCATCAAGGGCTGGACATTGGGATCGCACTTCGAGGGCCGCAATTCGACGCACCAGATGAAGCACTTGACCCTGGAGGATCTCAAGGTCTTCCGCGATCGGCTGCAAATCGACATTCCCGACTCGGAACTCGATGCGACGTTGCCGCCCTACTTTCATCCTGGCAAGGATCACGAGACCGTCGAGTACATGCTCGAGCGCCGCCGCGAACTCGGTGGCGGCATTCCCGCCAGAACCAATCGCGCCAAGCCGCTGGAGCTGCCTGGGGACAAGGCGTACGAGGTTCTCGAGCGGGGTTCGGGCAAGCAGCCAGTCGCCACCACGATGGCTTTCGTTCGGCTGTTCAAGGAGCTACTCAAAGAC includes:
- a CDS encoding DUF3052 domain-containing protein — translated: MTEELVSGTVLAGITKGQTVQELGYDDDCDEDLRAAIESAIGSELLDGDTDEVVDVVLLWFREEDGDLIDALVDSITSLADQGVVWLLTPKSGRDGHVEPEDISDAAPTSGLQQTSSVNAAADWQGTRLVARRSGRGK
- the aceE gene encoding pyruvate dehydrogenase (acetyl-transferring), homodimeric type → MPGTNAEHSGNLPSQYVDNDPAESREWIESLDSVIDEAGSTRARYLMRELLRHSAERDLGVPDVRQTDYINTISPEDEPEFPGEEAIERRIRSITRWNAAIMVHRAQRPGVEVGGHISSYASSAALYEVGMNHFFRGPNALGGSDQIFWQGHSSPGAYARAFLEGRLTEDRLDGFRQELSHPGGGLPSYPHPRLMPDFWRFPTVSMGLGPLNAIYQARFNRYLRDRGIKDTSDQHVWAFLGDGEMDEPESTGALSLASREKLDNLTFVINCNLQRLDGPVRGNGKIIQELEALFRGAGWNVIKVVWGRGWDPLLANDSDGALVALMNATPDGDYQTYKSEDGAFVRENFFGRDPRTAALVADMSDGDIWRLQRGGHDYRKLYAAYRAATEHKGRPTVILAKTIKGWTLGSHFEGRNSTHQMKHLTLEDLKVFRDRLQIDIPDSELDATLPPYFHPGKDHETVEYMLERRRELGGGIPARTNRAKPLELPGDKAYEVLERGSGKQPVATTMAFVRLFKELLKDKNIGPRWVPIIPDEARTFGMDAMFPTQKIYNPDGQHYLSVDRELFLSYQESTSGQILHEGINEGGATSSFIAAGSSYSTHGEHMIPVYIFYSMFGFQRTADLLWAAMDQMTHGFLLGATAGRTTLNGEGLQHQDGQSPLIASTNPAVISYDPAFGYEIAHIVKDGLRRMVGPDAQNVFYYLTVYNEPYPQPAQPEGADIDGILAGMHLIAQADPEAAGDRRAQLLASGPAVQWALRA